A genomic segment from Dermatobacter hominis encodes:
- a CDS encoding alpha/beta fold hydrolase, which yields MDGLGVLRRRPEAPDPGRPAVVLVHGAMDRAASFGRTMRRLGDLDVSAYDRRGYATSLDAGTAVTLDEQAADLMAIAEWTGAPTVVVVGHSFGGTVAMRAAESDPRRLVGLGAFESPVPTLATYRSDGADLALDAAEAGGPPAAAEAFYRLVVGDATWDRLRAADRDARLAEGDQLVAELLDLRRPSGTPDLSRVQLPVVVGAGGASHEGWKASAVELAERLPHAFYVEIAGAGHGAHLSHPDEFARYVQRCVDAAT from the coding sequence GTGGACGGCCTCGGCGTGCTCCGCCGGCGCCCCGAGGCGCCCGATCCCGGCCGGCCGGCCGTCGTCCTCGTGCACGGCGCCATGGACCGCGCCGCCAGCTTCGGCCGCACGATGCGGCGCCTCGGCGACCTCGACGTGAGCGCGTACGACCGCCGGGGCTACGCCACCTCGCTCGACGCCGGGACCGCCGTCACGCTCGACGAGCAGGCCGCGGACCTGATGGCGATCGCCGAGTGGACCGGCGCGCCCACCGTCGTCGTGGTCGGCCACAGCTTCGGCGGGACCGTGGCCATGCGGGCGGCCGAGTCCGACCCGCGCCGGCTGGTCGGACTGGGCGCCTTCGAGTCGCCGGTGCCCACGCTGGCGACCTACCGGTCCGACGGCGCCGACCTCGCGCTCGACGCCGCCGAGGCCGGCGGGCCCCCGGCCGCGGCCGAGGCCTTCTACCGCCTCGTCGTGGGCGACGCGACATGGGACCGGCTGCGGGCCGCGGACCGCGACGCCCGGCTCGCCGAGGGCGACCAGCTCGTCGCCGAGCTCCTCGACCTGCGCCGGCCGTCGGGCACCCCCGACCTGTCCCGGGTCCAGCTGCCCGTCGTCGTCGGGGCCGGCGGCGCGAGCCACGAGGGGTGGAAGGCCTCGGCCGTCGAGCTGGCCGAGCGGCTGCCGCACGCCTTTTACGTCGAGATCGCCGGGGCCGGCCACGGCGCCCACCTGTCGCACCCCGACGAGTTCGCCCGCTACGTCCAGCGCTGCGTCGACGCCGCCACCTGA
- a CDS encoding alpha-amylase family glycosyl hydrolase, producing the protein MTTQDRPDQPDPRWWRSGVVYQVYPRSFADASGDGVGDLAGATAHLGHLRDLGVDAVWFSPFFRSPMADFGYDISDHCDVDPLFGELGDADRLVEVAHGMGLKVVLDFVPGHTSDHHPWFAESRSSRQDPKRDWYVWRDPAPDGGPPTDWRAAFGDYPAWTFDPTTDQYYLHLFLPEQPDVDWNNPEVAAAMTDVLRFWSDRGVDGFRIDVVHSVGKQLDVDTPPELVGIPACVLDHGPGVHVRLKELRAATDRFGRPPVLIGETYVFERERVVDFLGHGDELHLGFNIPALHSPWDAAVWTDEIASAIELYEPVDGWPCWVLSNHDVVRHRTRYGTEARARAAAVLLLTLRGTPFLYQGEELGLQDAVVPPERVVDPGGRDGCRAPIPWDDGAQCGWPADPWLPFAPDAAALSAARQTGDPASMLEHYRRLLHLRRRLPALHRGRVELLDAPDGVVRYRRWVDGAAAGVPSSVEVLVNFTDEEVAVPGAGGAWIGGTALGERAPDGGAPLGPDEARILDRSDG; encoded by the coding sequence GTGACGACGCAGGACCGACCCGACCAGCCCGATCCCCGATGGTGGCGCAGCGGGGTGGTGTACCAGGTGTACCCCCGCAGCTTCGCCGACGCGAGCGGTGACGGCGTCGGCGACCTGGCGGGCGCGACGGCCCACCTCGGCCACCTCCGGGACCTCGGCGTCGACGCCGTCTGGTTCTCCCCGTTCTTCCGCTCCCCGATGGCCGACTTCGGCTACGACATCTCGGACCACTGCGACGTCGACCCCCTCTTCGGCGAGCTCGGCGACGCCGACCGCCTCGTCGAGGTGGCGCACGGGATGGGCCTCAAGGTCGTCCTCGACTTCGTGCCCGGCCACACCTCGGACCACCACCCGTGGTTCGCCGAGTCCCGCTCGTCGCGCCAGGACCCGAAGCGCGACTGGTACGTGTGGCGCGACCCCGCCCCCGACGGCGGGCCGCCGACCGACTGGCGCGCCGCCTTCGGCGACTACCCCGCGTGGACCTTCGACCCGACGACGGACCAGTACTACCTGCACCTCTTCCTCCCCGAGCAGCCCGACGTCGACTGGAACAACCCCGAGGTCGCCGCGGCCATGACCGACGTGCTCCGGTTCTGGAGCGACCGCGGCGTCGACGGGTTCCGCATCGACGTCGTGCACTCGGTCGGCAAGCAGCTCGACGTGGACACCCCGCCCGAGCTCGTCGGCATCCCGGCCTGCGTCCTCGACCACGGGCCGGGCGTGCACGTGCGCCTCAAGGAGCTGCGGGCCGCCACCGACCGATTCGGGCGCCCGCCGGTCCTCATCGGCGAGACCTACGTCTTCGAGCGCGAGCGCGTCGTCGACTTCCTCGGCCACGGCGACGAGCTCCACCTCGGCTTCAACATCCCCGCCCTGCACTCGCCCTGGGACGCGGCGGTGTGGACCGACGAGATCGCCAGCGCGATCGAGCTCTACGAACCGGTCGACGGCTGGCCGTGCTGGGTCCTGTCGAACCACGACGTCGTCCGCCACCGCACCCGCTACGGCACCGAGGCCCGGGCCCGGGCCGCCGCCGTCCTGCTCCTCACGCTGCGGGGCACCCCGTTCCTGTACCAGGGCGAGGAGCTCGGCCTGCAGGACGCCGTCGTGCCCCCCGAGCGCGTCGTGGACCCCGGCGGCCGCGACGGCTGCCGCGCCCCGATCCCGTGGGACGACGGCGCGCAGTGCGGCTGGCCCGCGGACCCGTGGCTGCCCTTCGCCCCCGACGCCGCCGCGCTGAGCGCCGCCCGCCAGACCGGTGACCCGGCGTCGATGCTCGAGCACTACCGCCGGCTGCTCCACCTCCGCCGCCGGCTGCCCGCCCTCCACCGGGGCCGCGTCGAGCTCCTCGACGCCCCGGACGGCGTGGTCCGCTACCGCCGCTGGGTCGACGGGGCCGCCGCCGGCGTGCCGTCGTCGGTCGAGGTCCTCGTCAACTTCACCGACGAGGAGGTCGCCGTGCCCGGGGCCGGAGGCGCCTGGATCGGCGGCACGGCCCTCGGCGAGCGGGCCCCCGACGGCGGGGCGCCCCTCGGACCCGACGAGGCCCGCATCCTGGACCGCAGCGACGGGTGA
- a CDS encoding pyridoxal phosphate-dependent decarboxylase family protein, with protein sequence MSFPSTGRSADDILAEVAQERADDLDWRGGRAFSLVYNVDDPELEALQHEIAAIFLHENALNPFRYRTLLRMEGEVIDMACSLFGASAGSMSSGGTESIFLAVQTARDHARARGVTAPELVCAETAHPAFAKACKYLDVRQVLLPTRADGRADPERFAAAMGPDTALVVVSSPCYPFGVIDPVEEIAAMAAERDLLCHVDACLGGYLLPWWERLGEPVPPWDFRVEGVTSLSADIHKYGYAYKGASTVLYRDEDLYRRQIFMYDSWPGGLYASSSSAGTRPGPPIAGAWATMTHLGEDGYLRLAERVRTAMRGFTAGIEGIDGLRITSDPDLSLFEFGSDPDRTSGPPVDIGGVADVMDDKGWNLDRQQGGLHVMLSPGHDKVVDAFVTDLADAVADHDADRGDEHVYGGVVDRA encoded by the coding sequence ATGAGCTTCCCGAGCACGGGCCGGTCCGCCGACGACATCCTCGCCGAGGTCGCACAGGAGCGGGCCGACGACCTGGACTGGCGGGGCGGCCGGGCCTTCAGCCTCGTCTACAACGTCGACGACCCCGAGCTCGAGGCGCTCCAGCACGAGATCGCCGCCATCTTCCTCCACGAGAACGCGCTCAACCCGTTCCGCTACCGGACGCTCCTGCGCATGGAGGGCGAGGTCATCGACATGGCCTGCTCGCTGTTCGGCGCCAGCGCCGGCTCGATGTCCTCGGGCGGCACCGAGTCGATCTTCCTCGCCGTGCAGACCGCCCGGGACCACGCCCGGGCCCGAGGCGTGACCGCCCCCGAGCTCGTCTGCGCCGAGACCGCGCACCCCGCGTTCGCCAAGGCCTGCAAGTACCTCGACGTCCGCCAGGTGCTGCTCCCGACGAGGGCCGACGGCCGTGCCGACCCCGAGCGGTTCGCCGCGGCCATGGGCCCCGACACCGCCCTCGTCGTCGTGTCGTCGCCCTGCTACCCGTTCGGCGTCATCGACCCGGTCGAGGAGATCGCCGCCATGGCGGCCGAGCGCGACCTGCTCTGCCACGTCGACGCCTGCCTCGGCGGCTACCTCCTCCCGTGGTGGGAGCGCCTCGGCGAGCCGGTGCCGCCGTGGGACTTCCGGGTCGAGGGCGTGACGTCGCTCTCCGCCGACATCCACAAGTACGGCTACGCCTACAAGGGCGCCTCCACGGTCCTCTACCGCGACGAGGACCTCTACCGACGCCAGATCTTCATGTACGACAGCTGGCCCGGCGGTCTCTACGCATCGTCCAGCTCGGCCGGCACCCGGCCCGGCCCGCCGATCGCGGGGGCCTGGGCGACGATGACCCACCTCGGCGAGGACGGCTACCTGCGGCTCGCCGAGCGTGTCCGCACCGCGATGCGGGGCTTCACCGCCGGCATCGAGGGCATCGACGGGCTCCGCATCACCTCCGATCCGGACCTCTCACTGTTCGAGTTCGGCTCGGACCCGGACCGCACGAGCGGCCCGCCGGTCGACATCGGCGGCGTCGCCGACGTGATGGACGACAAGGGCTGGAACCTCGACCGCCAGCAGGGCGGCCTCCACGTGATGCTGTCGCCGGGTCACGACAAGGTGGTCGACGCCTTCGTCACCGACCTGGCCGACGCCGTCGCCGACCACGACGCCGACCGCGGCGACGAGCACGTGTACGGCGGTGTCGTCGACCGGGCCTGA
- a CDS encoding rhodanese-like domain-containing protein — protein sequence MEEITVEELADVRDGGAFVLDVRNPDEYEEARVPGVTLIPLPELESRYVELPVVDTVYVICRSGARSARAAEFLQTRGTNAVNVAGGTLAWIDSGRAVDAGPTD from the coding sequence ATCGAGGAGATCACCGTCGAGGAGCTGGCGGACGTGCGGGACGGCGGCGCCTTCGTGCTCGACGTGCGCAACCCCGACGAGTACGAGGAGGCGAGGGTCCCGGGCGTCACGCTCATCCCGCTGCCCGAGCTCGAGTCCCGCTACGTCGAGCTGCCGGTCGTCGACACGGTCTACGTCATCTGCCGCAGCGGAGCCCGCAGCGCCCGGGCGGCCGAGTTCCTGCAGACCAGGGGCACGAACGCCGTGAACGTCGCGGGCGGCACGCTCGCCTGGATCGACTCCGGCCGGGCGGTCGACGCCGGTCCGACGGACTGA
- a CDS encoding patatin-like phospholipase family protein gives MATLKSLTRRKPRVAFVLSGGGNLGALQIGMLRALTEHGIVPDVVLGCSVGAMNGAAFALEPNRSGVDRLEEHWTTGISVMPPSRLPSVLQMIRKGESLHSNDSLRRGLEILLGATRRFEDLQLPFECIAAEVDTAAEHWFTEGYLVPPVLASAALPAVFPVVTIEGTRYVDGGVVDNVPISRAVELGCREIYVLHVGRHGRPDAEIRRPIDAAMQAYWVARNGRFARDLAALPDGVEAVILPPGRRPEIRYDDFSRTPELIAQGYDNSMPFLDERAELDTERRIRSDVLRPLERWMVSARNRSWRQEAQRAAVDPGGGIVTAPPAGGDGAEVDGDGDGNGAGVPGGTGPVPDRGATPLPPDGERPE, from the coding sequence GTGGCCACGCTCAAGTCGCTGACACGCCGCAAACCCCGAGTCGCCTTCGTCCTGTCGGGCGGCGGCAACCTGGGCGCGCTGCAGATCGGCATGCTGCGGGCCCTGACCGAGCACGGGATCGTCCCCGACGTCGTCCTCGGATGCTCCGTCGGGGCGATGAACGGCGCCGCGTTCGCGCTCGAACCGAACCGCAGCGGCGTCGACCGGCTCGAGGAGCACTGGACCACCGGGATCTCGGTCATGCCCCCGTCTCGGCTGCCGTCCGTCCTGCAGATGATCCGCAAGGGCGAGTCGCTGCACAGCAACGACAGCCTCCGCCGGGGCCTCGAGATCCTGCTCGGCGCCACCCGGCGGTTCGAGGACCTGCAGCTGCCCTTCGAGTGCATCGCCGCCGAGGTCGACACCGCCGCCGAGCACTGGTTCACCGAGGGCTACCTCGTCCCACCGGTCCTCGCCTCGGCCGCGCTGCCCGCCGTGTTCCCCGTCGTCACGATCGAGGGCACGCGGTACGTCGACGGCGGCGTCGTCGACAACGTACCGATCTCCCGCGCGGTCGAGCTGGGCTGCCGTGAGATCTACGTCCTGCACGTCGGTCGCCACGGCCGACCCGACGCCGAGATCCGCCGACCGATCGACGCGGCCATGCAGGCCTACTGGGTGGCGCGCAACGGGCGCTTCGCCCGGGACCTCGCCGCGCTGCCCGACGGCGTCGAGGCCGTGATCCTGCCGCCGGGCCGGCGCCCGGAGATCCGCTACGACGACTTCTCGCGCACGCCCGAGCTGATCGCCCAGGGCTACGACAACTCGATGCCGTTCCTCGACGAACGGGCCGAGCTCGACACCGAGCGCCGGATCCGCAGCGACGTGCTCCGGCCGCTCGAGCGCTGGATGGTCTCGGCCCGCAACCGCTCGTGGCGCCAGGAGGCCCAGCGCGCCGCGGTCGATCCCGGCGGCGGGATCGTCACCGCGCCACCGGCCGGCGGCGACGGCGCCGAGGTCGACGGCGACGGCGACGGCAACGGGGCGGGTGTGCCGGGTGGTACTGGCCCCGTGCCGGATCGCGGGGCCACGCCGCTGCCGCCCGACGGCGAGCGCCCCGAGTGA
- a CDS encoding DUF3151 family protein → MADQPVNLSASGPPETVLDPEPADAVAALDAALNGPEEGRRKAVAAVVADHPRFLAGWAELGDLGRDDIESYAYYRIGYHRGLDRLRASGWRGTGYVRWAHPTNRGFLRALDGLRGAAARIGEVDEEERCRHFLVQLDPERYSSALDDA, encoded by the coding sequence ATGGCCGACCAGCCCGTCAACCTGAGCGCCTCCGGGCCGCCGGAGACCGTCCTCGACCCTGAGCCGGCGGACGCCGTCGCCGCGCTGGACGCCGCCCTCAACGGTCCCGAGGAGGGCCGCCGGAAGGCCGTCGCCGCGGTCGTCGCCGACCACCCCCGGTTCCTGGCCGGCTGGGCGGAGCTCGGCGACCTCGGTCGGGACGACATCGAGTCCTACGCCTACTACCGCATCGGCTACCACCGCGGCCTCGACAGGCTGCGGGCCTCGGGTTGGCGCGGCACGGGCTACGTCCGGTGGGCGCACCCGACGAACCGCGGGTTCCTGCGGGCCCTCGACGGTCTCCGCGGTGCCGCTGCCCGGATCGGCGAGGTGGACGAGGAGGAGCGCTGCCGCCACTTCCTGGTCCAGCTCGACCCGGAGCGGTACTCGAGCGCCCTCGACGACGCCTGA
- a CDS encoding AAA family ATPase — translation MIFPPYVVDQLVAALDAGKHVILTGPPGTGKTTLAYLAAELGRHSMLCTGYQPTTATSEWTTFETIGGLQPTPEGLIFRPGLFVEAIETGKWLVIDELNRSNFDRAFGQLFTVLSGSAVVLPFRRSGQIKPISLVPHGVEPPGETDPIRLPASWRIIATMNALDKHLLFDMSYALMRRFAFIEVTTPPDWAYERLLEGEGELVKKLLPLRQLNNLGPAIYVDAMRYVSRRSRDDISESRMLFEVFYAFFLPQFEGIDEHTAVSLYRTVAKQLDPPEQQEARRVVAELLGEELVG, via the coding sequence ATGATCTTCCCTCCCTACGTCGTCGACCAGCTGGTCGCCGCCCTCGACGCCGGCAAGCACGTCATCCTGACCGGACCACCCGGCACCGGGAAGACCACGCTCGCCTACCTGGCGGCCGAGCTGGGCCGCCACTCGATGCTCTGCACCGGCTACCAGCCGACGACCGCCACCTCGGAGTGGACCACCTTCGAGACCATCGGCGGCCTCCAGCCCACGCCCGAGGGGCTCATCTTCCGTCCCGGCCTGTTCGTCGAGGCGATCGAGACCGGCAAGTGGCTCGTGATCGACGAGCTCAACCGCTCGAACTTCGACCGGGCCTTCGGCCAGCTGTTCACCGTCCTGTCGGGCTCGGCGGTCGTCCTCCCCTTCCGCCGCAGCGGGCAGATCAAGCCGATCTCGCTCGTCCCGCACGGCGTCGAGCCCCCCGGTGAGACCGACCCCATCCGGCTCCCGGCCAGCTGGCGGATCATCGCCACGATGAACGCGCTCGACAAGCACCTGCTGTTCGACATGTCGTACGCGCTCATGCGCCGCTTCGCCTTCATCGAGGTGACGACGCCGCCCGACTGGGCCTACGAGCGGCTCCTCGAGGGCGAGGGCGAGCTCGTGAAGAAGCTGCTGCCACTTCGCCAGCTCAACAACCTCGGCCCGGCCATCTACGTCGACGCCATGCGCTACGTCAGCCGCCGCAGCCGCGACGACATCTCCGAGTCGCGGATGCTGTTCGAGGTGTTCTACGCCTTCTTCCTGCCGCAGTTCGAGGGCATCGACGAGCACACCGCCGTCAGCCTCTACCGGACGGTGGCGAAGCAGCTGGACCCGCCCGAGCAGCAGGAGGCCCGCCGGGTCGTCGCCGAGCTCCTGGGCGAGGAACTGGTCGGCTGA
- a CDS encoding sulfite exporter TauE/SafE family protein, translated as MTLPLLAVAALAAGSALLGSVVGIGGATLLVPVLLALGVPPIEAAPIGLLTVGASSLAAGGRQLDEGRVHHRIGLTFELAASAGAAGGALVAASVSEVLLARILGVAALVGAAAAISRTGIRNRPSATFGAEAVPGEWPGTLGGQYVLDGHVVPYHARHVPAGLAAALASGIVSGLSGVGAGFLKTPAMSEIMKIPVKVAAATTTFTLGITATTGLLVYAIRGDLGVEAGSAALAGAFLGGLAGARLQTGAPPTLLRWATAVILVVIAGIVIGRTL; from the coding sequence GTGACCCTCCCGCTCCTGGCCGTGGCCGCGCTGGCGGCCGGCAGCGCGCTGCTCGGATCGGTCGTCGGGATCGGCGGCGCCACGCTGCTCGTGCCGGTGCTCCTCGCGCTGGGCGTGCCTCCCATCGAGGCCGCGCCGATCGGCCTGCTCACCGTCGGTGCCTCGTCCCTGGCGGCCGGCGGACGGCAGCTCGACGAGGGCCGGGTCCACCACCGGATCGGGTTGACCTTCGAGCTCGCGGCGTCGGCCGGCGCCGCCGGGGGCGCACTGGTCGCCGCCAGCGTCAGCGAGGTGCTGCTCGCCCGCATCCTCGGGGTGGCCGCGCTCGTCGGCGCCGCCGCCGCGATCTCCCGGACCGGCATCCGCAACCGCCCGTCCGCGACGTTCGGCGCCGAGGCCGTGCCCGGCGAGTGGCCCGGCACCCTGGGCGGCCAGTACGTGCTCGACGGCCACGTCGTGCCGTACCACGCCCGCCACGTGCCGGCCGGGCTGGCGGCCGCTCTCGCATCGGGGATCGTGTCGGGCCTCTCGGGCGTCGGCGCCGGCTTCCTCAAGACGCCGGCCATGAGCGAGATCATGAAGATCCCCGTGAAGGTGGCGGCGGCCACGACCACCTTCACCCTGGGCATCACCGCCACGACGGGCCTGCTCGTCTACGCGATCAGGGGCGACCTGGGCGTCGAGGCCGGCAGCGCGGCGCTGGCCGGGGCGTTCCTCGGCGGACTCGCCGGCGCCCGGTTGCAGACCGGCGCCCCTCCCACCCTCCTCCGGTGGGCGACCGCCGTCATCCTCGTCGTCATCGCCGGGATCGTGATCGGCCGCACGCTGTGA
- a CDS encoding ribonuclease D, translated as MTVGGAGEYTLIEDDRAFADLLDRLAGQDRYAIDTEFHRERTYFPHVALVQIADEHGVALVDALSVDLTPFSRILDSDAVAVMHAARQDMEVLERSTGIVPRRLIDTQVAAGFLGYTSPSLSTLLERELKVRALKADRLTDWLRRPLKPAQLDYAAADVAYLLELHDVLWTRLTERGRDQWVLDACEELRTEYRGPRDPDDAWRRIKELRHLRGGTLAVAQAVAGWRERRAIETDQTPRFVLSDLGVVSVASAAPTTIEELRSLRGVDGRSLRGGMGDDLLSVIAASVGSRPQRAPAQTVPELPGELRPAVPLISAWVSQLARELELETSMLATRADLEDLLRGVPEARLTQGWRAELVGEPIRRLLEGEAALAFDRTEGLVLEDRQG; from the coding sequence GTGACCGTCGGAGGGGCTGGCGAGTACACGCTCATCGAGGACGACCGTGCGTTCGCCGACCTCCTCGACCGCCTCGCCGGCCAGGACCGCTACGCGATCGACACCGAGTTCCACCGCGAGCGGACGTACTTCCCGCACGTGGCGCTGGTGCAGATCGCGGACGAACACGGCGTGGCCCTGGTCGACGCGCTGAGCGTCGACCTGACGCCGTTCTCCCGGATCCTCGACAGCGACGCCGTGGCGGTGATGCACGCCGCTCGCCAGGACATGGAGGTGCTCGAGCGCAGCACCGGCATCGTCCCGAGGCGCCTCATCGACACGCAAGTCGCGGCCGGCTTCCTCGGCTACACGAGTCCCTCGCTCTCCACGCTGCTGGAGCGGGAGCTGAAGGTGCGGGCGCTGAAGGCCGACCGCCTGACGGACTGGCTGCGCCGTCCGCTCAAGCCGGCCCAGCTCGACTACGCAGCGGCCGACGTCGCGTACCTGCTCGAGCTGCACGACGTGCTGTGGACCCGACTCACCGAGCGGGGCCGTGACCAGTGGGTGCTCGACGCCTGCGAGGAGCTGCGCACCGAGTACCGCGGCCCGCGGGATCCCGACGACGCGTGGCGCCGCATCAAGGAGCTCCGCCACCTGCGCGGCGGCACCCTGGCAGTGGCCCAGGCGGTGGCCGGGTGGCGCGAGCGCCGGGCGATCGAGACGGACCAGACGCCCCGGTTCGTGCTGTCGGACCTCGGGGTGGTGTCGGTGGCGAGCGCGGCGCCGACGACGATCGAGGAGCTGCGCTCGCTGCGCGGCGTCGACGGCCGGAGCCTCCGCGGCGGCATGGGCGACGACCTGCTGTCGGTGATCGCCGCGTCGGTCGGCAGCCGGCCGCAGCGGGCGCCGGCGCAGACGGTGCCCGAGCTGCCTGGCGAGCTGCGGCCCGCGGTGCCGCTCATCTCGGCCTGGGTGAGCCAGCTGGCGCGGGAGCTGGAGCTCGAGACGTCGATGCTCGCCACGCGTGCCGATCTCGAGGACCTGCTGCGCGGCGTGCCCGAGGCCCGGCTCACCCAGGGCTGGCGGGCCGAGCTGGTCGGGGAGCCGATCCGGCGGCTGCTCGAGGGCGAGGCCGCCCTCGCGTTCGACCGGACCGAGGGCCTGGTGCTCGAGGACCGCCAGGGTTGA
- the mobA gene encoding molybdenum cofactor guanylyltransferase, whose protein sequence is MSSTGPDPGGADPSLPAVARAPVGAVLCGGASSRMGSDKSLLPTPNGPLAGVVAAALGGAGCTAVVLVGGDGAALAEATGIPWVPDLDPGEGPLGGVATVAAHHPGRTAVVCACDLPWIRASDLAGLLDPVLEGTADVGVPVVGGMPQWSAMALSARAAAALAGEFRAGERALHRAVARSGLAVAHVVPGRPEAVADVDRPEDLPPGWDRPDPGPPR, encoded by the coding sequence GTGTCGTCGACCGGGCCTGACCCCGGGGGCGCGGACCCGAGCCTGCCGGCCGTCGCGAGGGCGCCCGTGGGCGCGGTGCTGTGCGGCGGGGCCAGCTCGCGGATGGGGAGCGACAAGTCCCTGTTGCCGACGCCGAACGGTCCGCTGGCCGGCGTCGTGGCCGCCGCGCTCGGCGGTGCGGGCTGCACCGCGGTCGTGCTCGTGGGCGGCGACGGCGCTGCGCTGGCCGAGGCGACCGGCATCCCATGGGTCCCCGACCTCGATCCCGGCGAGGGGCCGCTCGGCGGCGTCGCCACGGTGGCGGCGCACCACCCGGGTCGGACGGCGGTGGTCTGCGCCTGCGACCTGCCGTGGATCCGGGCGTCGGACCTGGCCGGGCTCCTCGACCCGGTCCTCGAGGGCACCGCGGACGTGGGGGTCCCGGTCGTGGGCGGCATGCCGCAGTGGTCGGCGATGGCGCTGTCGGCGCGGGCGGCGGCGGCGCTGGCGGGGGAGTTCCGGGCCGGCGAGCGGGCCCTGCACCGGGCGGTGGCCCGCAGCGGGCTGGCGGTGGCCCACGTGGTCCCCGGGCGTCCCGAGGCCGTGGCCGACGTCGACCGGCCCGAGGACCTGCCGCCGGGCTGGGACCGCCCGGACCCCGGGCCACCACGCTGA
- a CDS encoding DUF222 domain-containing protein yields MPDDRQAATGADWAARILAAGGGMDTARRRLIAALAPFDASGEWARKGARTCAHWVAEHLRVNVGTAREWLRISKALVQLPEVAAAYAAGQLSYASVRTLTRIAVDHLDRQAELIGLVADLPCDDVAAALAGWCGDNEDPDTADERHRRRTGYWRTVEPDGMGRIVVRAPMIAIQAIHTAVDLRVRQGIVPAGDRSSLARQRALALEDLMTNGPGAIVDTQVVLHVRADGCTLHDGTPVASHAVAQLVPTAMIRALIHDVDGKPIDATNTRRHPTARQRAVIDERTPTCIDCGSAELLEYDHDPPFSETGHTVTDQTRQRCAPCHRAFHEREPTARGRLPRTEP; encoded by the coding sequence ATGCCCGACGATCGACAGGCCGCGACCGGTGCGGACTGGGCGGCGCGGATCCTGGCCGCCGGCGGCGGCATGGACACCGCCCGTCGCCGCCTCATCGCCGCGCTCGCCCCGTTCGACGCCTCGGGCGAGTGGGCCCGCAAGGGCGCCCGGACGTGTGCCCACTGGGTCGCCGAGCACCTGCGGGTGAACGTCGGCACGGCGCGGGAGTGGCTGCGCATCTCCAAAGCGCTCGTCCAGCTCCCCGAGGTCGCTGCCGCGTACGCCGCCGGGCAGCTCTCGTACGCCAGCGTTCGCACGCTGACCCGGATCGCGGTGGACCACCTCGATCGTCAGGCCGAGCTCATCGGGCTGGTGGCGGACCTGCCGTGCGACGACGTGGCGGCGGCCCTGGCCGGCTGGTGCGGCGACAACGAGGACCCCGACACGGCCGACGAGCGCCACCGGCGTCGCACCGGGTACTGGCGCACGGTCGAGCCCGACGGCATGGGCCGCATTGTCGTGCGGGCGCCGATGATCGCGATCCAGGCGATCCACACCGCCGTGGACCTGCGCGTCCGGCAGGGCATCGTCCCGGCGGGTGATCGGTCCAGCCTCGCCCGGCAGCGGGCACTCGCCCTGGAGGACCTCATGACGAACGGCCCCGGCGCCATCGTCGACACGCAGGTGGTGCTGCACGTCCGGGCCGACGGCTGCACCCTCCACGACGGCACACCGGTCGCGTCACATGCGGTGGCGCAGCTCGTGCCGACGGCGATGATCCGGGCGCTCATCCACGACGTCGACGGCAAGCCGATCGACGCCACCAACACGAGGCGCCACCCGACGGCACGCCAGCGCGCCGTGATCGACGAGCGGACGCCGACGTGCATCGACTGCGGGAGCGCCGAGCTGCTCGAGTACGACCACGACCCCCCGTTCTCGGAGACGGGCCACACGGTCACCGACCAGACGCGCCAGCGATGTGCGCCCTGCCACCGAGCGTTCCATGAGCGCGAGCCGACGGCGCGGGGCCGGCTGCCCCGAACGGAACCCTGA